A genomic window from Streptomyces sp. MST-110588 includes:
- a CDS encoding IS481 family transposase: MVHRNAPLTETGRLRLARCVVEDGWPLRRAAERFQVSPTTAQRWADRYRRLGEAGMTDRSSRPHSSPRQTPSRTERRIIKVRILRRWGPARIAGLLRLVPSTVHRVLTRYGLARLAHLDRATGRVIRRYERDKPGELVHVDIKKLGNIPDGGGHKALGRPAGRKNRSGTGYSYIHTAVDDHSRLAYSEILGDEKKETATAFWKRAHAFFASSGITVERVLTDNGACYRSRDWRDALAGAGISHRRTRPYRPQTNGKVERLNRTLLEEWAYAQPYRSETQRREAFPRWLHTYNHHRGHTALAGQPPASRVPNLTGQYS; the protein is encoded by the coding sequence GTGGTCCACCGTAATGCACCCCTGACCGAGACAGGCCGCCTGCGTCTGGCCCGCTGCGTGGTCGAGGACGGCTGGCCTCTGCGCCGGGCCGCGGAACGTTTCCAGGTCTCGCCGACCACCGCCCAGCGGTGGGCCGATCGCTACCGCCGGCTCGGCGAGGCAGGCATGACCGACCGCTCCAGCCGCCCGCACTCCAGCCCGCGCCAGACTCCGAGCCGTACCGAACGCCGCATCATCAAGGTCCGCATCCTGCGCCGCTGGGGACCGGCCCGCATCGCTGGCCTCCTCCGGCTGGTGCCCTCGACCGTCCACCGCGTACTGACCCGCTACGGCCTGGCCCGCCTCGCCCATCTGGACCGGGCCACAGGCCGCGTCATCCGCCGCTACGAACGCGACAAGCCCGGCGAACTGGTCCACGTGGACATCAAGAAGCTCGGCAACATCCCCGACGGCGGCGGACACAAGGCCCTGGGCCGCCCGGCGGGCCGCAAGAACCGCTCAGGCACCGGCTACAGCTACATCCACACCGCCGTCGACGACCACTCCCGCCTGGCCTACAGCGAGATCCTCGGCGACGAGAAGAAGGAGACCGCCACCGCCTTCTGGAAGCGGGCCCACGCATTCTTCGCCTCCAGCGGCATCACCGTCGAACGGGTCCTGACCGACAACGGGGCCTGCTACCGCTCACGCGACTGGCGTGACGCCCTGGCGGGAGCCGGGATCTCCCATAGGCGAACCCGGCCCTACCGGCCACAGACGAACGGCAAGGTCGAGCGCCTCAACCGCACCCTGCTGGAGGAGTGGGCCTACGCCCAGCCCTACCGCTCAGAGACCCAACGACGCGAAGCATTCCCCCGCTGGCTGCACACCTACAATCACCACCGCGGACACACCGCGCTCGCAGGCCAACCCCCCGCCAGCCGCGTCCCCAACCTCACAGGGCAATACAGCTAG
- a CDS encoding SulP family inorganic anion transporter, with protein MPPLEERTVLRAWRPDLSASVVVFLLAVPLSLGIALATGAPLQAGLVAAAVGGVVAGLLGGAPLQVSGAATGLLVVTADLVQRYGWRATCAITVLAGITQLALGALRVARAALALSPAIVHGMLAGIGVAIALGQLHVVLGGSPDSSALDNLGALPRQLEDPHGAAVLVGAVTVVFLVGWPRLPHRLGRLGRVLRTVPAPLAAVAAATVVGAAVPVPRVTVPSWEPPTLPGPPDAPVLAVVAAVLTVTLVAGMESLLSAVAVDRLAAARPGARPRPADLNRELAAQGAANVLSGLLAGLPVAGGAIRGSANVRAGAVSRRSTVLHGLWVLLCAGLLSAALELIPLAALAALVMVVGVRMVSFAHIKHVQRHREFPVYAATSASVVLFGVPQGVTVGIVVAVFLSLRRLTHTRVTVTEEEGRHAVRVSGQLTFLAVPRLTRALAQVPPEANVVVELGGSFMDHAAYEALQSWSNAHRAQGGRVTLAGRSGRPVAEPAGAHACRPWIPWRNHHCTRPASAYDGRPVPESGGSQLLGGLSAFQRYTAPLVREELARLAHEGQRPTQLFLTCADSRLVTSMITSSGPGDLFTVRNVGNLMPPPGSEATCDSVGAAIEYAVEVLRVGSVTVCGHSGCGAMQALLGSDHEPGARTPLARWLRHGRPSLARMERIGRLGRGEVALADRPVVDDLERLALVNVMQQLDHLMAHPCVARRVAEGALTLHGMYFHVAEAQAYVLDRTTGRFSAVRPGQPAVPA; from the coding sequence ATGCCGCCGCTTGAGGAAAGGACGGTTCTTCGCGCCTGGCGCCCGGATCTGTCCGCCTCGGTCGTCGTGTTCCTGCTCGCCGTTCCGCTCTCGCTCGGCATCGCGCTGGCCACCGGCGCGCCGCTCCAGGCCGGCCTGGTGGCGGCGGCCGTCGGCGGTGTCGTCGCCGGGCTGCTCGGCGGCGCCCCGCTCCAGGTCAGCGGTGCGGCCACCGGCCTTCTGGTGGTCACCGCGGATCTGGTGCAGCGCTACGGCTGGCGCGCCACCTGCGCCATCACCGTCCTGGCGGGCATCACCCAACTCGCACTGGGTGCCCTGCGGGTGGCCCGTGCGGCGCTCGCCCTCAGCCCGGCGATCGTCCACGGAATGCTCGCGGGTATCGGTGTCGCCATCGCCCTCGGGCAGCTCCATGTGGTGCTCGGCGGCAGCCCGGACAGCTCGGCCCTGGACAACCTCGGCGCACTGCCCCGCCAACTGGAGGACCCGCACGGCGCCGCGGTTCTCGTCGGGGCCGTCACGGTCGTGTTCCTGGTCGGCTGGCCGCGGCTGCCCCACCGGCTCGGCCGGCTCGGCCGGGTGCTCCGTACGGTCCCCGCCCCGTTGGCTGCCGTGGCCGCCGCGACCGTCGTCGGCGCGGCCGTTCCCGTACCCCGCGTGACGGTGCCCTCCTGGGAGCCGCCGACCCTGCCGGGACCCCCGGACGCGCCCGTGCTGGCCGTCGTGGCGGCCGTGCTGACCGTCACGCTCGTCGCCGGCATGGAATCGCTGCTGTCCGCCGTCGCGGTCGACCGGCTCGCCGCCGCCCGGCCGGGTGCCCGGCCCCGACCGGCCGACCTCAACCGCGAGCTGGCGGCGCAGGGCGCGGCGAACGTGCTCTCCGGGCTGCTGGCCGGGCTGCCCGTGGCCGGAGGCGCGATCCGGGGCTCGGCGAACGTACGGGCGGGCGCGGTGAGCCGCCGCTCCACGGTGCTGCACGGCCTGTGGGTGCTGCTCTGCGCCGGTCTGCTGTCCGCAGCCCTGGAGCTGATCCCCCTGGCCGCTCTCGCCGCCCTGGTGATGGTGGTCGGCGTACGGATGGTGAGCTTTGCGCACATCAAGCACGTCCAGCGGCACCGCGAGTTCCCGGTGTACGCGGCGACCTCCGCGAGCGTGGTGCTCTTCGGCGTACCTCAGGGCGTGACCGTCGGCATCGTGGTGGCGGTCTTCCTCTCGTTGCGGCGGCTGACACATACGCGCGTCACGGTGACCGAGGAGGAGGGCCGTCATGCGGTGCGCGTCAGCGGCCAGTTGACGTTTCTGGCCGTACCCCGGCTGACCCGGGCGCTGGCCCAGGTACCGCCCGAGGCGAACGTCGTGGTCGAGCTGGGCGGCTCCTTCATGGACCATGCCGCGTACGAGGCTCTGCAGTCCTGGAGCAACGCCCATCGCGCGCAAGGCGGCCGGGTGACCCTGGCAGGCCGGTCGGGCCGCCCCGTCGCCGAGCCGGCCGGCGCCCACGCCTGCCGCCCCTGGATCCCCTGGCGCAACCATCACTGCACGCGCCCGGCGTCCGCGTACGACGGCCGACCCGTACCGGAGTCCGGCGGCAGTCAACTGCTGGGCGGCCTCAGCGCCTTCCAGCGTTACACCGCCCCGCTCGTACGGGAGGAGCTGGCCCGGCTGGCCCACGAGGGACAGCGCCCCACCCAGCTCTTTCTGACCTGCGCCGACTCCCGGCTGGTGACCAGCATGATCACCTCCAGCGGGCCGGGGGACCTGTTCACCGTACGCAATGTCGGCAATCTGATGCCGCCGCCGGGGTCGGAGGCGACCTGTGACTCCGTAGGAGCCGCGATCGAGTACGCCGTCGAGGTCCTGCGGGTCGGATCCGTGACCGTGTGCGGGCATTCGGGCTGCGGCGCCATGCAGGCGCTGCTCGGTTCGGACCACGAACCGGGCGCGCGGACCCCGCTCGCCCGCTGGCTGCGGCACGGCCGCCCGAGTCTGGCCCGGATGGAGCGGATCGGCCGGCTGGGCAGGGGCGAGGTCGCGCTGGCGGACCGGCCGGTGGTGGACGACCTGGAGCGGCTCGCGCTCGTCAACGTCATGCAGCAGCTCGACCACCTGATGGCGCATCCGTGTGTCGCCCGTCGTGTCGCCGAGGGGGCGCTCACGCTGCACGGCATGTACTTCCATGTCGCCGAGGCACAGGCGTACGTGCTGGACCGGACCACCGGCCGCTTCTCCGCCGTACGGCCCGGGCAGCCCGCCGTACCGGCCTGA
- the acs gene encoding acetate--CoA ligase, whose protein sequence is MSNESLANLLKEERRFTPPAELAAHANVTAEAYERAAADRLGFWAEQAERLSWETSPTQTLDWSNAPFAKWFADGKLNVAYNCVDRHVENGHGDRVAIHFEGEPGDTRTLTYAELQRDVCKAANALTELGVRAGDRVAIYLPMIPEAVIAMLACARLGAPHSVVFGGFSADALATRVVDADARVVITADGGFRRGKPSALKPAVDEALTRPGTENVRHVLVVRRTEQDDVSWTEGRDVWWHDIIARQSDRHTPEAFDAEHPLFILYTSGTTGKPKGILHTTGGFLTQVSYTHHAVFDLKPETDVYWCTADIGWVTGHSYITYGPLSNGATQVMYEGTPDTPHQGRWWEIVQKYGVTILYTAPTAIRACMKWGDDIPAKYDLSSLRVLGSVGEPINPEAWIWYRKHIGADKTPVVDTWWQTETGGIMLSPLPGVTTAKPGSAQVPLPGVAATVVDDDGNEVPDGAGGYLVLTEPWPAMLRTIWGDDQRYLDTYWSRFQGKYFAGDGAKKDEDGDIWLLGRVDDVMLVSGHNISTTEVESALVSHPKVAEAAVVGASDPQTTQAICAFVILRGGAAEGADLVEELRAHVAKQLGPIAKPKRILAVAELPKTRSGKIMRRLLRDVAENRALGDVTTLTDSSVMQLIQEKLPSAATED, encoded by the coding sequence GTGAGCAACGAAAGCCTGGCCAATCTGCTCAAAGAGGAGCGGCGATTCACGCCGCCCGCCGAACTGGCCGCCCACGCCAACGTCACGGCCGAGGCGTACGAAAGGGCCGCGGCGGACCGGCTGGGCTTCTGGGCCGAGCAGGCCGAGCGCCTGTCCTGGGAGACCTCGCCCACGCAGACACTCGACTGGTCCAACGCGCCGTTCGCCAAGTGGTTCGCCGACGGCAAGCTCAACGTGGCGTACAACTGCGTGGACCGCCATGTCGAGAACGGGCACGGCGACCGGGTCGCCATCCACTTCGAGGGCGAGCCCGGCGACACCCGCACCCTGACCTACGCCGAGTTGCAGCGCGACGTCTGCAAGGCCGCCAACGCCCTCACCGAGCTGGGCGTACGGGCCGGTGACCGGGTGGCCATCTACCTGCCGATGATCCCCGAAGCGGTCATCGCCATGCTCGCCTGCGCGCGCCTGGGCGCCCCGCACTCCGTCGTCTTCGGCGGCTTCTCCGCGGACGCGCTGGCCACCCGCGTCGTGGACGCCGACGCCCGGGTCGTCATCACCGCCGACGGCGGTTTCCGGCGCGGCAAGCCCTCCGCGCTCAAGCCCGCCGTCGACGAGGCCCTGACCCGGCCGGGCACGGAAAACGTCCGCCACGTCCTGGTCGTCCGCCGTACCGAGCAGGACGACGTCTCCTGGACCGAGGGCCGGGACGTGTGGTGGCACGACATCATCGCGCGGCAGAGCGACCGGCACACGCCCGAGGCGTTCGACGCCGAGCACCCGCTGTTCATCCTCTACACCTCCGGTACGACGGGTAAGCCCAAGGGCATCCTGCACACCACCGGCGGCTTCCTCACCCAGGTGTCCTACACCCACCACGCGGTCTTCGACCTCAAGCCCGAGACCGACGTCTACTGGTGCACCGCCGACATCGGCTGGGTGACCGGCCACTCGTACATCACCTACGGCCCCCTCTCCAACGGCGCCACGCAGGTGATGTACGAGGGCACGCCGGACACCCCGCACCAGGGCCGCTGGTGGGAGATCGTCCAGAAGTACGGCGTCACGATCCTCTACACCGCGCCCACCGCGATCCGCGCCTGCATGAAGTGGGGCGATGACATCCCCGCGAAGTACGACCTGTCCAGCCTGCGCGTGCTGGGGTCGGTGGGCGAGCCCATCAACCCCGAGGCGTGGATCTGGTACCGCAAGCACATCGGCGCGGACAAGACCCCTGTCGTGGACACGTGGTGGCAGACCGAGACCGGCGGCATCATGCTCAGCCCGCTGCCCGGTGTCACGACGGCCAAGCCCGGTTCCGCCCAGGTGCCGCTGCCCGGCGTCGCCGCGACCGTCGTGGACGACGACGGCAACGAGGTGCCCGACGGCGCCGGCGGCTACCTGGTGCTGACCGAGCCGTGGCCGGCCATGCTCCGTACGATCTGGGGCGACGACCAGCGCTACCTGGACACGTACTGGTCGCGGTTCCAGGGCAAGTACTTCGCGGGCGACGGCGCCAAGAAGGACGAGGACGGCGACATCTGGCTGCTCGGCCGGGTGGATGACGTGATGCTGGTCTCCGGGCACAACATCTCCACCACCGAGGTCGAATCGGCCCTGGTCTCCCACCCCAAGGTGGCCGAGGCGGCGGTGGTCGGCGCCAGCGACCCGCAGACGACCCAGGCCATCTGTGCCTTCGTCATCCTGCGCGGGGGCGCGGCGGAGGGCGCGGACCTGGTGGAGGAGCTGCGGGCGCATGTCGCCAAGCAGCTCGGCCCGATCGCCAAGCCCAAGCGGATCCTGGCGGTCGCGGAGCTGCCCAAGACCCGCTCCGGCAAGATCATGCGCCGGCTGCTGCGCGACGTGGCGGAGAACCGTGCCCTGGGTGATGTCACCACGCTCACGGACTCCTCCGTCATGCAGCTCATCCAGGAGAAGCTGCCGAGCGCGGCCACCGAGGACTAG
- a CDS encoding TadA family conjugal transfer-associated ATPase, with the protein MNEHTSTRTTGRTGQPVGTALLEAVRRRLAGAGTDPTPARVAVALRQEGRLLGDAEVLGVVAALRSEMVGSGPLEPLLAAPEVTDVLVTAPDEVWVDRGGGLERTDTRFADEAAVRRLAQRLAAVAGRRLDDARPWVDARLPDGTRLHAVLPPVAVAGTCLSLRVLRPRAFSLAELTAAGTVPPGGGRLLRAVVDARVSFLISGGTGTGKTTLLSTLLGLVGPGERIVLAEDSAELRPDHPHVVRLEARPANQEGAGRVTLRDLVRQALRMRPDRLVVGEVRGPEVTDLLAALNTGHEGGCGTVHANAACDVPARLEALGSTAGLDRASLHSQLAAALSVVLHLVRDRDGRRRIARLDVLERDRSGLVTTVPAALWGADGFQEADGWSRLKRLCERGGDV; encoded by the coding sequence ATGAACGAGCACACGAGCACACGCACCACAGGACGTACGGGCCAGCCGGTGGGAACGGCACTGCTGGAGGCGGTACGCCGAAGGCTCGCCGGAGCCGGTACGGACCCGACACCCGCGCGCGTAGCGGTGGCGCTGCGACAGGAGGGGCGGCTGCTGGGGGACGCCGAAGTGCTGGGCGTGGTGGCCGCGTTGCGGTCGGAGATGGTGGGCAGCGGCCCCCTGGAACCGCTGCTCGCCGCGCCCGAGGTGACGGACGTCCTGGTCACCGCGCCCGACGAGGTCTGGGTGGACCGGGGCGGCGGCCTGGAGCGTACGGACACCCGCTTCGCGGACGAGGCGGCGGTGCGCAGACTGGCACAGCGGCTGGCGGCGGTCGCCGGCCGGCGGCTGGACGACGCCCGCCCATGGGTGGACGCCCGCCTGCCCGACGGCACCCGGCTGCACGCCGTACTGCCACCGGTCGCCGTCGCGGGCACCTGCCTGTCGCTGCGGGTACTGCGCCCACGGGCCTTCAGCCTGGCAGAGCTGACGGCGGCGGGCACGGTACCCCCGGGCGGCGGCCGGCTGCTGCGCGCGGTCGTCGATGCCCGGGTGTCCTTCCTGATCAGCGGCGGTACGGGAACGGGCAAGACGACGCTGCTGAGCACGCTGCTGGGTCTGGTCGGCCCCGGCGAGCGGATCGTCCTGGCCGAGGACTCCGCCGAACTGCGGCCGGACCACCCCCATGTCGTACGGCTGGAGGCGCGGCCCGCCAACCAGGAAGGCGCCGGCCGGGTGACCTTGCGGGACCTGGTGCGCCAGGCCCTGCGGATGCGCCCGGACCGCCTGGTGGTGGGCGAGGTCCGCGGCCCCGAAGTCACCGACCTGCTGGCGGCGCTCAACACGGGCCACGAAGGAGGCTGCGGGACTGTCCACGCAAACGCCGCCTGTGACGTTCCGGCGCGCCTGGAGGCTCTGGGGTCGACGGCGGGGCTCGACCGGGCCTCCCTGCACAGCCAGTTGGCGGCTGCCCTGTCGGTGGTGCTGCACCTCGTACGGGACCGGGACGGGCGGCGCCGGATCGCGCGGCTGGACGTACTGGAGCGGGACCGGAGCGGACTGGTGACCACCGTACCCGCCGCCCTGTGGGGCGCGGACGGCTTCCAGGAGGCGGACGGCTGGTCACGGCTGAAGCGGCTGTGCGAGCGAGGAGGGGACGTGTGA
- a CDS encoding HAD-IB family hydrolase — protein MEIDSVTHSVPHSVPHSTPRTAAFFDLDKTVIAKSSTLAFSKSFYQGGLINRRAVLRTAYAQFVFLAGGADHDQMERMREYLSSLCRGWDVAQVREIVAETLHSLIDPIIYDEAASLIEEHHAAGRDVVIVSTSGAEVVEPIGELLGADRVVATRMVVGPDGRFTGEVEYYAYGPTKALAVKELAASEGYDLERCYAYSDSATDIPMLEAVGHPYAVNPDRALRREALVRDWPILSFNRPVRLKQRLPALSMPSRPVLATVAAVGAAAVTAGLVWYASKRRTSFARITRGSRVTRV, from the coding sequence GTGGAAATCGACTCCGTGACGCACTCCGTGCCCCACTCCGTGCCCCACTCGACACCCCGTACCGCCGCGTTCTTCGATCTGGACAAGACCGTCATTGCAAAGTCGAGCACGCTGGCGTTCAGCAAGTCGTTCTACCAAGGCGGCCTGATCAATCGCCGCGCCGTCCTGCGCACCGCGTACGCCCAGTTCGTCTTCCTGGCGGGCGGCGCCGACCACGACCAGATGGAGCGGATGCGCGAGTACCTCTCCTCCCTCTGCCGTGGCTGGGACGTAGCCCAGGTCCGGGAGATCGTCGCCGAGACCCTGCACAGCCTGATCGACCCGATCATTTACGACGAGGCCGCGTCCCTCATCGAGGAGCACCACGCCGCCGGCCGCGACGTCGTGATCGTCTCCACCTCCGGAGCCGAGGTCGTCGAGCCGATCGGCGAACTGCTCGGCGCGGACCGGGTCGTGGCCACCCGTATGGTCGTGGGCCCGGACGGCCGTTTCACCGGCGAGGTGGAGTACTACGCGTACGGCCCGACCAAGGCCCTGGCGGTCAAGGAACTCGCCGCCTCCGAGGGCTATGACCTGGAGCGCTGTTATGCCTACAGCGACTCGGCGACCGACATCCCGATGCTGGAGGCGGTCGGCCATCCGTACGCGGTCAATCCCGACCGGGCCCTGCGGCGGGAGGCCCTTGTACGCGACTGGCCCATTTTGAGCTTCAACCGGCCGGTCCGCCTCAAGCAGCGGCTGCCCGCCCTGTCCATGCCCTCGCGTCCTGTACTGGCGACCGTCGCCGCCGTGGGCGCGGCAGCGGTCACCGCGGGTCTGGTCTGGTACGCCAGTAAGCGCCGAACGTCATTTGCCCGCATTACCCGCGGTTCCCGTGTTACCCGCGTTTGA
- a CDS encoding ATP-binding protein, protein MKIAFVGKGGSGKTTLSSLFIRHLAASRVPVMAVDADINQHLGVALGLDEAEAAALPAMGAHLPLIKNYLRGDNPRIASAETMIKTTPPGEGSRLLHVTGDNPVYDACARPVLLEGETVRLMATGPFTESDLGVACYHSKVGAVELCLNHLVDGREEYVVVDMTAGSDSFASGMFTRFDMTFLVAEPTRKGVAVYRQYKEYARDFGVPLRVVGNKVQNPDDLAFLRAEVGEDLLVAVGHSDWVRAMEKGRTTRFASLEAPNREALTLLHAAADASYEQRDWERYTRQMVHFHLKNAESWANAKTGADLAAQVDPAFVLAEGAAAPQPA, encoded by the coding sequence ATGAAGATCGCTTTCGTAGGTAAGGGCGGCAGCGGCAAGACGACCCTGTCCTCCCTGTTCATCCGCCACCTCGCCGCGTCACGCGTCCCTGTGATGGCGGTGGACGCCGACATCAATCAGCATCTGGGGGTCGCTCTCGGCCTGGACGAGGCAGAGGCCGCCGCCCTCCCCGCCATGGGCGCCCATCTGCCCCTGATCAAGAACTATCTGCGCGGCGACAATCCGCGTATCGCCTCCGCCGAGACCATGATCAAGACGACGCCGCCCGGTGAGGGCTCACGGCTGCTGCACGTGACCGGGGACAACCCGGTCTACGACGCCTGCGCCCGGCCGGTGCTCCTGGAAGGCGAGACGGTGCGCCTGATGGCGACCGGGCCGTTCACCGAGTCCGATCTCGGCGTGGCCTGCTACCACTCCAAGGTCGGCGCGGTCGAACTGTGCCTGAACCACCTCGTGGACGGGCGGGAGGAGTACGTCGTGGTCGACATGACGGCCGGCTCCGACTCGTTCGCCTCCGGGATGTTCACCCGGTTCGACATGACGTTCCTGGTCGCCGAGCCCACCCGTAAGGGCGTCGCCGTCTACCGCCAGTACAAGGAGTACGCACGCGATTTTGGTGTCCCATTGAGGGTCGTCGGCAACAAGGTCCAGAACCCGGACGATCTCGCTTTCCTGCGGGCGGAGGTGGGCGAGGACCTGTTGGTGGCCGTCGGACACTCCGACTGGGTGCGTGCGATGGAGAAGGGCCGTACGACCCGCTTCGCCTCGCTGGAGGCGCCCAACCGGGAGGCGCTGACGCTTCTGCACGCCGCCGCGGACGCCTCTTATGAGCAGCGCGACTGGGAGCGCTACACGCGCCAGATGGTGCACTTCCACCTGAAGAACGCGGAGAGCTGGGCCAACGCGAAGACCGGCGCCGATCTGGCGGCCCAGGTCGACCCGGCCTTCGTCCTGGCCGAGGGGGCAGCCGCCCCGCAGCCCGCCTGA
- the ssd gene encoding septum site-determining protein Ssd yields MASDQSADTGDQRGGPLIVTEDETLLDDLLRLCAAAGALPEVAHGTPGPHTGWETAPLVIVGDDCAPRLRGLRRREGVVLVGRDPDDASVWQRAVGIGADRVLVLPDGESWLVDRIADAAEGVGPPAVTVGVIGGRGGAGASTLACALAVTAARTGHRTMLVDADPLGGGLDVALGGEREKGLRWPAFAESRGRVGSGALAESLPRLHALRVLSWDRGDSVTVPPPAMRAVMAAARRRGGVVVVDLPRRLDEGAVEALSQVDVGLLVVPAELRAVAAARRVAAGVQMVLRDLRTVVRADPAAGMTDEEIARLLGLPLAGELPWEPGLLEELARGAPPGASVRGPLGRFCTAFWERALPQEHGTAAHRGEGGAST; encoded by the coding sequence ATGGCATCCGATCAGTCGGCCGACACCGGCGATCAGCGCGGCGGTCCGCTGATCGTCACCGAGGACGAAACGCTTTTGGACGACCTCCTCAGACTGTGCGCAGCCGCCGGCGCACTGCCCGAGGTGGCACACGGGACACCGGGGCCGCACACGGGCTGGGAGACGGCGCCCTTGGTGATCGTCGGCGACGACTGCGCGCCGAGGCTGCGCGGGCTGCGGCGCAGGGAAGGCGTGGTGCTCGTCGGCCGGGACCCCGATGACGCCTCGGTCTGGCAGCGGGCGGTGGGGATCGGGGCGGACCGTGTGCTGGTGCTGCCCGACGGCGAGAGCTGGCTGGTGGACCGGATCGCCGACGCGGCCGAAGGGGTCGGGCCGCCCGCCGTGACGGTCGGGGTGATCGGCGGCAGGGGCGGCGCCGGGGCGAGCACCCTGGCATGCGCGCTGGCGGTCACGGCGGCCCGTACGGGCCACCGGACCATGCTGGTCGACGCCGACCCCTTGGGCGGCGGCCTGGACGTCGCGCTCGGCGGCGAGCGGGAAAAGGGACTGCGCTGGCCGGCGTTCGCCGAATCCCGCGGGCGGGTGGGCAGCGGCGCGCTGGCGGAATCCCTGCCGCGACTGCATGCCCTGCGCGTGCTGAGCTGGGACCGGGGCGACTCGGTCACCGTCCCGCCACCCGCCATGCGGGCCGTCATGGCGGCGGCGCGCAGGCGCGGCGGTGTCGTGGTGGTGGACCTGCCGCGCCGGCTGGACGAGGGAGCCGTGGAGGCGCTCTCCCAGGTGGACGTGGGGCTGCTGGTGGTGCCCGCCGAACTGCGGGCGGTCGCGGCGGCGCGCCGGGTGGCGGCGGGCGTCCAGATGGTGCTGCGGGACCTGCGGACGGTCGTACGGGCGGACCCGGCGGCCGGGATGACGGACGAGGAGATCGCCCGGCTGCTCGGCCTGCCGCTGGCCGGAGAACTGCCCTGGGAGCCCGGCCTGTTGGAGGAACTGGCGCGCGGTGCGCCACCGGGGGCGAGCGTACGCGGACCGCTGGGCCGGTTCTGTACGGCCTTCTGGGAGCGGGCGCTGCCCCAGGAGCACGGCACCGCCGCCCACCGTGGCGAAGGGGGTGCCTCCACATGA
- a CDS encoding oxidoreductase: MDAVRKGVDRVYGHRVMRRRSNEVTSEAALRGARGSAALHGADWALEEVRRRTDFGAEGEPRTVGAALRLTAEAGQLLSVWRQSPLRVLARLHLVAAGGSGVPEESVGRPRTAGESVEDPLVELALPDADEVAGRLDGLARLLLAGTGAPALVVAAVVHGELLALRPFGSYNGLVARAAERIVLVGSGLDPKSICPAEVGHAELGRDAYTAALEGYASGTPEGVAAWIAHCGRAVELGVRESTAVCEALQRGAA; this comes from the coding sequence GTGGACGCCGTACGCAAGGGTGTCGACCGGGTCTACGGGCACCGGGTCATGCGGCGCCGCAGCAATGAGGTCACCTCGGAGGCGGCGCTGCGCGGAGCGCGCGGTTCGGCCGCGCTGCACGGCGCCGACTGGGCACTGGAAGAGGTACGGCGGCGCACCGACTTCGGTGCCGAGGGCGAGCCGCGCACGGTCGGCGCCGCACTGCGGCTGACGGCCGAGGCGGGGCAGTTGCTGAGCGTGTGGCGGCAGTCGCCGCTGCGGGTGCTGGCGCGGCTGCACCTGGTGGCGGCCGGCGGCAGCGGCGTGCCGGAGGAGTCGGTGGGGCGGCCCCGGACGGCCGGTGAGTCCGTCGAGGACCCTTTGGTGGAGCTGGCGCTGCCGGACGCGGACGAGGTGGCCGGGCGGCTGGACGGGCTGGCGCGGCTGCTGCTGGCGGGCACCGGGGCGCCGGCGCTGGTGGTGGCGGCGGTGGTGCACGGCGAGCTGCTGGCGCTGCGCCCCTTCGGCTCGTACAACGGGCTCGTCGCCCGCGCGGCGGAGCGGATCGTGCTGGTCGGCAGCGGACTGGACCCCAAGTCGATCTGCCCGGCCGAGGTCGGGCACGCCGAGCTGGGCCGCGACGCCTATACGGCGGCGCTGGAGGGGTACGCCTCCGGGACTCCCGAAGGGGTGGCGGCGTGGATCGCGCACTGTGGGCGCGCGGTCGAACTGGGCGTCCGGGAGAGCACGGCGGTGTGCGAGGCGCTTCAGCGAGGGGCGGCCTGA